From Oceaniferula marina, a single genomic window includes:
- the fabF gene encoding beta-ketoacyl-ACP synthase II → MNDRRVVITGVGVLSPLGNDLESTWAGLKEGKSGIGPITLLDPEPYSTKIAGEVRGFEAAPFFNTPKDARRCDRYTQFGVAASKMAINDSGLEDYADLDRDRIGVMVGSGIGGLGTLEREHAKLVQRGPGRVSPFVIPMMISNIASGLLSMEYGYGGPNMTIVTACATANHNIGEAWRMIKFGDADAIIAGGAEASILPMGLAGFGNMKALSTRNDEPERASRPFDTGRDGFVMGEGAGMMVVEDYEHAVKRGAKIYAEIVGYGVSGDAHHMTQPHPDGAGASRCMNMAMKHAQMNPEEVQYVNAHGTSTPQGDIGETKAVKASFGNHAKDGLVVSSTKSMTGHLLGAAGGLELSACLMAIRDNVIPPTINLENQDPECDLDYCANVARETEVTAALSNSFGFGGHNASLLVKQLS, encoded by the coding sequence ATGAACGATCGCAGAGTAGTAATTACAGGCGTGGGGGTTTTGAGCCCTCTCGGAAATGATTTGGAGAGCACTTGGGCTGGACTCAAGGAAGGTAAGAGCGGTATTGGACCGATCACCTTGCTCGATCCCGAGCCATACAGTACCAAGATTGCCGGGGAAGTGCGCGGCTTTGAAGCTGCACCTTTTTTCAACACACCCAAGGACGCACGTCGTTGTGACCGCTACACCCAATTCGGAGTGGCTGCATCCAAGATGGCGATCAATGACTCAGGACTTGAGGATTATGCTGATCTCGATCGCGATCGGATTGGCGTCATGGTGGGGAGCGGTATCGGTGGTTTGGGAACGCTTGAGCGTGAGCACGCCAAGTTGGTTCAGCGTGGCCCCGGTCGCGTTTCTCCATTTGTCATCCCGATGATGATTTCCAACATCGCCAGTGGCTTGCTTTCCATGGAATATGGATACGGCGGACCCAATATGACGATTGTGACCGCTTGTGCCACAGCCAACCACAATATCGGTGAAGCATGGCGGATGATTAAATTCGGCGATGCCGATGCCATTATCGCCGGTGGAGCCGAGGCATCGATTCTTCCCATGGGGCTTGCCGGATTCGGTAATATGAAAGCGTTGAGCACCCGCAATGACGAGCCTGAGCGCGCATCACGTCCGTTTGATACGGGCCGGGATGGTTTTGTAATGGGTGAAGGTGCCGGAATGATGGTGGTCGAAGACTACGAACACGCCGTGAAGCGTGGCGCGAAGATTTATGCTGAAATCGTGGGTTACGGGGTCAGTGGTGATGCTCACCACATGACGCAGCCGCACCCGGATGGTGCTGGTGCCTCCCGCTGCATGAATATGGCCATGAAGCACGCTCAGATGAACCCGGAGGAAGTTCAGTATGTGAACGCCCACGGAACGTCGACTCCTCAGGGAGATATTGGCGAAACCAAGGCTGTTAAAGCGAGCTTTGGAAATCATGCCAAGGACGGTTTGGTTGTCAGCTCCACGAAATCAATGACCGGACACCTGCTTGGTGCTGCCGGTGGATTGGAGCTTTCCGCTTGTTTGATGGCGATCCGTGACAATGTGATTCCACCAACCATCAACTTGGAGAATCAGGATCCAGAATGTGATCTCGATTACTGCGCGAATGTGGCCCGTGAGACTGAAGTGACAGCTGCCTTGAGCAACTCGTTCGGCTTTGGTGGTCACAATGCCAGCTTGCTGGTTAAGCAACTGAGCTAG
- a CDS encoding acyl-CoA thioesterase, giving the protein MAYLYERRVAFADTDAGGRVHFSRLFCYVEEAEHTLLAELKLPVLDGGGWPRVHVECDYFAPVGMGDEVEVILIPEKVGSTSVRWSFHLLHRGQDVAKGGMKTVRVDEKGKPVVIPEDWRIKLEGV; this is encoded by the coding sequence ATGGCTTACCTCTACGAGCGGCGCGTTGCGTTTGCGGACACCGATGCTGGTGGCCGGGTGCATTTTTCCCGTCTCTTCTGCTATGTGGAAGAGGCGGAGCATACCCTGTTAGCCGAGCTGAAACTTCCTGTGCTGGATGGTGGTGGCTGGCCTCGGGTTCATGTCGAGTGTGATTATTTTGCTCCTGTGGGTATGGGGGATGAGGTGGAAGTGATCTTGATACCGGAAAAGGTGGGGAGCACCTCGGTGCGATGGAGCTTCCATCTTTTGCATCGTGGTCAGGACGTGGCAAAAGGGGGGATGAAGACGGTCCGGGTCGACGAAAAGGGGAAGCCTGTCGTGATCCCCGAGGACTGGCGCATCAAACTCGAGGGAGTTTGA
- a CDS encoding DUF4328 domain-containing protein, translating into MNPYSAPDSSLRSDSEIRLSGPYGRFRNNGPLKIIIITFLVIEAMVVLFNGILNHMLPANVVYEPDGPLVKVYLISHMTQVSLRIILAVIISIWINRICKNAWLLDPPKMSITPALAVGYYFIPILFLWKPYVSMREIRNASYGREDAMPLLLPLWWSSCIFFFVLATSIHLIFEVATDQETLRIAQRLSLIIIPVTILRNYITIALVVRITNAQIFRAAHWKA; encoded by the coding sequence ATGAACCCCTACTCCGCCCCCGACAGCTCACTTCGCTCTGATTCGGAAATCCGTCTCAGCGGCCCCTATGGCCGATTCCGCAACAACGGACCTCTGAAGATCATTATCATCACGTTTCTCGTGATTGAGGCCATGGTGGTGCTGTTCAATGGCATCCTCAACCACATGCTGCCGGCCAATGTGGTGTATGAGCCCGACGGCCCACTGGTCAAAGTCTACCTGATCAGCCACATGACCCAAGTCAGCCTGCGTATTATTCTGGCTGTCATCATCTCTATCTGGATCAACCGAATCTGCAAAAACGCCTGGCTGCTCGACCCTCCTAAAATGAGCATCACCCCGGCTCTCGCCGTCGGTTATTACTTCATCCCCATTCTCTTTCTCTGGAAACCCTACGTCTCCATGCGGGAAATCCGCAATGCCAGTTATGGCCGGGAAGACGCCATGCCGCTGCTACTGCCTCTCTGGTGGTCGAGCTGCATCTTCTTCTTCGTCCTCGCCACCAGCATCCACCTGATCTTCGAAGTAGCCACGGATCAGGAAACGCTCCGTATTGCACAAAGGCTCTCACTCATCATCATTCCAGTGACCATCCTCCGCAACTACATCACCATTGCACTGGTCGTGAGAATCACCAACGCCCAAATTTTCCGGGCAGCCCACTGGAAAGCCTGA
- a CDS encoding aspartate kinase — protein MALIVQKYGGSSVGSIDRIRNVASRIKKLRDEGNQVVAVVSAMGGVTDKLIGMANELNESPPERELDVLLSSGEQQSIALVCMALNDMGVEAVSATGRQAGIRTVGSHTRGRIDEIDPTIVQGYLAEGKVVIVAGFQGVTHDGLIHTLGRGGSDLSAIAVAASLNADVCQILTDVDGVYTCDPRVVKDARKLPEISYDEMLEMASSGSKVMQSRSVEFAKKYGVVFEVCSSLNDNPGTLVTEEHPAMEAVVIRGVSIERSQARVTITEIPDKPGNSAKILGCLADAEINIDMIVSNIASNGMARHSFTMHTNDLGRAQAALKPVLGELSSEAQIETEAGLAKLSTVGIGMRSHSGVAAKMFQALGSAGINIGMISTSEIKISVTVEETNIEDAARVVHEAFDLDKKPEA, from the coding sequence ATGGCTCTGATCGTTCAAAAATACGGTGGATCCTCGGTCGGCAGCATCGATCGTATCCGCAATGTCGCATCCCGCATCAAGAAACTCCGCGATGAGGGCAACCAAGTGGTTGCCGTCGTTTCGGCTATGGGAGGCGTGACCGATAAACTGATCGGCATGGCCAACGAGCTGAATGAAAGTCCGCCGGAGCGCGAACTCGACGTTCTTTTGTCCAGTGGGGAACAGCAGTCCATCGCCTTGGTCTGCATGGCGCTCAACGACATGGGTGTCGAAGCCGTATCAGCGACCGGTCGCCAGGCCGGCATTCGCACCGTTGGCAGCCACACGCGGGGAAGAATTGATGAAATCGACCCGACGATTGTGCAAGGCTACCTCGCCGAGGGCAAGGTGGTGATTGTTGCCGGATTCCAGGGAGTCACCCATGACGGCCTGATTCACACCCTGGGGCGCGGAGGATCCGACCTGAGCGCCATTGCAGTTGCGGCCTCACTCAATGCCGATGTTTGCCAGATTTTGACCGACGTCGATGGCGTCTACACCTGCGACCCGCGCGTGGTGAAAGACGCACGCAAGCTGCCGGAAATTTCCTACGACGAAATGCTCGAGATGGCCTCCTCCGGGAGTAAGGTCATGCAATCGCGCTCCGTTGAATTTGCAAAAAAATATGGGGTGGTCTTTGAAGTCTGCTCCAGCCTGAACGATAATCCTGGAACCCTAGTCACCGAAGAACATCCTGCCATGGAAGCTGTAGTTATCCGAGGAGTCTCGATCGAGCGCTCCCAAGCCCGCGTCACTATCACAGAAATCCCGGACAAACCGGGTAATTCCGCCAAAATCCTTGGCTGCCTCGCCGATGCCGAAATCAACATCGATATGATCGTATCGAATATCGCCAGCAACGGTATGGCCAGACACTCATTCACCATGCACACCAACGACTTGGGTCGCGCCCAAGCCGCACTCAAACCTGTGCTTGGAGAACTCTCATCTGAAGCCCAAATCGAAACCGAAGCGGGGCTGGCCAAACTCAGCACCGTGGGCATCGGCATGCGCTCCCACTCCGGGGTGGCCGCCAAAATGTTCCAAGCACTTGGATCTGCCGGGATCAATATTGGTATGATCTCCACCTCCGAAATCAAGATTTCCGTCACCGTCGAGGAAACCAACATCGAGGACGCCGCCCGCGTCGTGCACGAAGCATTCGATCTGGACAAAAAACCCGAGGCCTAA
- a CDS encoding TIGR04282 family arsenosugar biosynthesis glycosyltransferase, giving the protein MRLLLIFLSEPVPEHHTVGLGEDLGANTAAEYAKAMVDVLLKQLQGLENTRIRFCYAPDDAGDAIRFWLLPQMHARPGISPEVYAARRNQHDDKHLQEVDFYAQGQGSTGDKLTRAFEQGFLDGFQSIAAIGSDCPECGARWINLAFARMERANKDIMLGPSQHSRHYLLASKQQHDEFFTAISQASKKNDKTGEHILEAAKQANITVETLPTLRRITSEADWKELMQSPLAAATKKALGERNT; this is encoded by the coding sequence ATGCGATTGCTCCTTATCTTCCTCAGCGAACCCGTTCCAGAACATCATACTGTCGGATTAGGAGAAGATCTGGGAGCCAACACCGCAGCCGAGTATGCCAAGGCCATGGTCGATGTCTTGCTGAAACAACTTCAGGGGCTCGAAAACACACGGATTCGTTTTTGTTATGCGCCCGATGATGCCGGCGACGCGATCCGGTTCTGGCTATTACCGCAGATGCATGCCCGGCCGGGTATTTCGCCTGAAGTCTACGCGGCACGGCGAAACCAACACGACGACAAGCACCTCCAAGAAGTGGATTTTTACGCCCAAGGCCAAGGATCTACCGGCGACAAACTAACGAGAGCCTTCGAGCAGGGGTTCCTCGATGGATTCCAGTCGATTGCCGCTATCGGCAGCGACTGCCCCGAGTGCGGGGCCCGCTGGATCAACCTCGCCTTCGCCCGAATGGAGCGCGCAAACAAAGACATCATGCTTGGCCCGAGCCAGCACAGCAGACACTACCTCCTGGCAAGCAAACAACAGCACGACGAATTTTTCACCGCAATAAGCCAAGCCTCCAAAAAGAATGACAAAACCGGAGAACACATCCTCGAGGCTGCGAAACAAGCGAACATCACCGTGGAAACCCTCCCAACATTGCGCCGAATCACGAGCGAAGCAGACTGGAAAGAACTGATGCAAAGCCCACTGGCCGCAGCCACCAAGAAAGCTCTCGGAGAGAGGAATACCTGA
- a CDS encoding septum formation initiator family protein — MNRSNRRNRGRRQSLEQRYSKMHARTERMHAGVRFCFCVLVLMLCSAFMAAALPHYRQLQKMRHELSDVQVSEEEVLDRVDGKTRELDAIRNDKEYREIIARDRLNYYIPGEHIFRIDDESRK, encoded by the coding sequence GTGAACCGATCGAACCGACGCAATCGTGGCCGGAGACAGAGTCTCGAACAGCGCTACAGCAAGATGCATGCGCGTACCGAGCGCATGCATGCCGGGGTGCGTTTTTGTTTTTGCGTCTTGGTGTTGATGTTGTGTTCGGCGTTTATGGCGGCGGCTTTACCGCATTATCGACAGCTTCAAAAAATGCGGCATGAGCTGAGTGACGTGCAAGTGAGTGAAGAGGAGGTGCTCGATCGGGTGGATGGCAAGACCAGAGAGTTGGATGCGATTCGGAATGACAAGGAATACCGTGAGATCATTGCGCGGGACCGCTTGAATTATTATATTCCGGGCGAGCACATTTTTCGCATCGATGATGAGTCCCGTAAATAA
- the rsmD gene encoding 16S rRNA (guanine(966)-N(2))-methyltransferase RsmD produces MRIISGTAGKRTLQVPKAVTRPSTDRLREALFSILSHRMEGARVLDLFAGSGALGLECLSRGAKSCDFVDDSREAGRVIRRNLKSLGLQGGSMNERDVFGFLRGGVGPYDLVFADPPYYQSRGDRDFIAELLQHETLPQMVAEDALLVLEDPPANRRDGLEEGTCWSLLDRRKYGSCGILFYQRVLNP; encoded by the coding sequence ATGCGTATTATCAGTGGAACAGCAGGAAAACGAACCCTTCAGGTGCCCAAAGCGGTGACCCGACCCAGTACGGACCGATTGCGCGAGGCCTTGTTTTCCATTCTCAGCCATCGGATGGAAGGGGCGCGTGTGCTGGATTTGTTTGCCGGTTCGGGAGCTTTGGGTTTGGAGTGTTTGAGCCGCGGCGCAAAGAGCTGCGATTTTGTCGATGATAGTCGTGAGGCCGGGCGGGTGATTCGTCGGAATCTGAAATCACTGGGCTTGCAAGGTGGTAGTATGAATGAACGCGATGTGTTCGGTTTTTTGCGTGGCGGTGTTGGCCCCTACGATTTGGTGTTTGCGGACCCTCCTTACTATCAGTCCCGAGGGGACCGGGACTTTATCGCGGAGTTGCTACAGCACGAAACCCTCCCTCAGATGGTCGCTGAGGACGCTTTGTTGGTTCTTGAAGACCCCCCGGCTAATCGGCGGGACGGACTGGAAGAGGGCACTTGCTGGAGTCTGCTGGACCGCAGGAAGTATGGAAGTTGTGGGATTCTGTTTTACCAGCGAGTCTTGAACCCTTAA
- a CDS encoding 3-deoxy-D-manno-octulosonic acid transferase codes for MPRPLVLFIYNVLLPVFFIVAFPAWLLKMWKRGGYGSGLLQRFARYREAASDEPKQVVYVHAVSVGEVLIALKLIDTWLRMHPDERFVLAATTATGHEVAREKAPGQVRVIYSPIDFGFLVRAVFRRFSPSQVVLIESEAWPNLLNVARLNKVPVSMVNARLSRRSEQRFRKFSAMTLPLFEMVGRFCVQNDEDAGRFRSLGIEEEKITLTGSIKFDPAGGAVPRAREEFQEMLDGFGPGRRVVMIASTHPGEERALAETCKRCREDFLLVVVPRHAERRAEVKAELESLGLEVVLRSAFVPPGQSACLVVDSTGELRDWTAHADVMVIGKSWLGEGGQNPAEAIVAGVPVVCGPHMGNFEPLISMLRESGGVEMLSGLEELAGTVDELLVDVERRQRMVENARKVLSIHDHAVERTVRCLR; via the coding sequence ATGCCTCGTCCTCTGGTTCTTTTTATCTACAATGTTTTGCTCCCGGTGTTTTTCATCGTGGCGTTTCCGGCCTGGCTTCTCAAGATGTGGAAGCGTGGTGGGTATGGGTCGGGTTTGTTGCAGCGTTTTGCCAGGTACCGGGAAGCGGCGTCGGATGAGCCCAAGCAGGTGGTTTATGTGCATGCGGTGAGCGTTGGGGAGGTGTTGATTGCCTTGAAATTGATTGATACCTGGTTGCGGATGCACCCCGATGAACGATTTGTTCTCGCGGCTACGACCGCGACTGGCCACGAGGTGGCGCGGGAGAAGGCTCCGGGGCAGGTGCGGGTGATTTACAGTCCGATTGATTTTGGTTTTCTTGTCCGGGCGGTATTTCGCAGGTTTTCTCCTTCACAGGTGGTTTTGATTGAATCGGAGGCCTGGCCGAATCTGCTGAATGTGGCCCGGCTGAACAAGGTTCCGGTGTCGATGGTGAATGCTCGCTTGTCCCGCAGGTCCGAGCAACGGTTCAGGAAGTTTTCCGCGATGACCTTGCCTTTGTTTGAAATGGTGGGACGTTTTTGTGTTCAGAATGACGAGGATGCCGGCAGGTTTCGAAGCTTGGGCATCGAGGAGGAAAAGATCACGCTGACCGGCAGCATTAAGTTTGATCCTGCAGGTGGTGCTGTGCCGCGTGCCAGGGAAGAATTTCAAGAAATGTTGGATGGTTTCGGCCCGGGGCGGCGGGTGGTGATGATCGCGAGTACGCATCCTGGTGAGGAGCGTGCTCTGGCGGAGACCTGCAAGCGTTGTCGGGAGGATTTTTTGTTGGTGGTGGTTCCCCGGCATGCGGAACGGCGAGCGGAAGTGAAGGCTGAACTCGAGTCCTTGGGCTTGGAAGTGGTCTTGCGCAGTGCATTTGTCCCGCCCGGTCAATCGGCATGTTTGGTGGTGGATTCCACTGGTGAACTGAGGGATTGGACGGCACATGCGGATGTGATGGTGATTGGGAAAAGCTGGTTGGGTGAAGGTGGACAGAATCCGGCCGAAGCGATTGTTGCGGGAGTGCCTGTTGTTTGTGGTCCTCACATGGGAAATTTCGAGCCGTTGATCAGTATGCTTCGGGAGTCAGGTGGTGTGGAAATGTTATCGGGGCTTGAGGAGCTAGCTGGGACAGTGGACGAATTGTTAGTGGATGTGGAGCGGCGACAGCGAATGGTTGAAAATGCTCGGAAGGTGCTATCGATCCATGATCATGCGGTGGAGCGAACCGTGCGCTGTTTGCGCTGA
- a CDS encoding NAD-dependent deacylase — translation MSQLFILTGAGISAESGLKTFRDSDGLWEGHRVEDVATRDAYARNPRMVHDFYNMRRSQLQTVEPNAAHRALGRLEKEWPGQLTLVTQNVDDLHERGGCSDVWHMHGELLKKRCELCNTVSACREDLSVFSECSQCGHAGGLRPHIVWFGEIPLLMDEIYERVSKADLFVSIGTSGVVYPAAGLAAEAKSQGARTVELNMTDTEVSPCFDELIHGPATESVPAWVDALLSEGL, via the coding sequence ATGTCTCAGTTATTTATCCTTACAGGTGCGGGGATTTCTGCGGAATCCGGTCTTAAGACCTTCAGAGATAGTGACGGCTTGTGGGAAGGTCACCGGGTGGAAGATGTGGCCACTCGTGATGCCTACGCGCGGAACCCCAGGATGGTACATGATTTTTACAATATGCGCCGGTCCCAGTTGCAGACGGTAGAGCCGAATGCTGCGCACAGGGCTCTCGGCCGTTTGGAAAAAGAGTGGCCGGGGCAACTCACTTTGGTGACGCAAAATGTCGATGATTTACACGAGCGGGGTGGCTGCTCGGATGTCTGGCACATGCATGGAGAGCTGCTCAAAAAACGTTGTGAGCTCTGCAATACAGTCAGCGCATGTCGGGAAGATTTGTCGGTGTTTTCCGAATGCTCCCAATGTGGTCATGCCGGAGGGCTCCGTCCTCACATCGTGTGGTTTGGTGAGATCCCCTTGCTGATGGATGAAATCTACGAACGCGTGTCCAAGGCGGATCTCTTTGTTTCGATCGGGACATCGGGCGTTGTCTACCCGGCTGCGGGTTTGGCGGCTGAAGCCAAATCCCAGGGTGCCCGCACGGTCGAACTTAATATGACGGATACCGAAGTCTCACCATGTTTTGATGAACTGATCCACGGGCCTGCCACCGAATCCGTTCCTGCCTGGGTAGATGCATTGTTGAGCGAGGGGCTGTGA
- a CDS encoding serine/threonine-protein kinase, translating into MDQPTVEPSEAIAPPFSLEELEEMLPAYSFERFLDSGAMGAVYQARQKSLDRAVAVKILHPELCQDQEFRTSFEREAKAMAKLNHRNLVAVYDFGEVKDMLYIVMKFIDGQSLHDSCAGKSLVPCEAAELVAGICRGLQHAHHHRILHRDIKPANILVDASFQANIVDFGIAEAVGTDFGNQAESFCTPDYAAPETHYQGCKLDARTDIYSVGVLFYELLTGELPGEERIPPSYLIADCPPAYDDVVLQAIHPDPNHRYQEAEAFAEAIEGLLNSTPEPEVAASHTPAPTAPTHSSPHAHFTHHCRTSPSNTQNKSKAGIGLAAALIVIGLLTYVFIQQLSKPDSQQPEPEWTPEPAQPQHAGSKGGEDISQAE; encoded by the coding sequence ATGGACCAGCCTACCGTCGAACCAAGCGAAGCTATCGCCCCTCCCTTTTCACTTGAGGAGTTGGAGGAGATGTTGCCCGCCTACAGCTTTGAACGATTCCTCGACAGCGGGGCAATGGGCGCGGTCTATCAGGCCAGGCAAAAATCTCTGGATCGGGCGGTTGCAGTCAAAATCCTACACCCCGAGCTCTGCCAGGATCAGGAATTTCGCACCTCCTTTGAGCGCGAGGCCAAAGCCATGGCCAAACTCAACCATCGCAATCTGGTGGCCGTCTACGACTTCGGGGAGGTCAAAGACATGCTCTACATCGTGATGAAGTTCATCGACGGCCAATCGCTGCACGATTCCTGTGCTGGCAAATCGCTGGTGCCATGCGAAGCCGCCGAACTTGTCGCCGGCATTTGCCGGGGGCTACAACACGCCCATCACCACCGGATCCTGCACCGGGATATCAAACCCGCAAACATTTTAGTGGATGCTTCATTCCAAGCCAACATCGTCGATTTTGGCATCGCCGAGGCCGTGGGGACCGACTTCGGCAACCAGGCAGAATCATTCTGCACCCCGGACTACGCAGCTCCGGAAACCCACTACCAAGGGTGTAAACTTGATGCCCGAACCGACATCTACTCGGTGGGAGTGCTTTTCTACGAACTTCTCACCGGAGAGCTCCCGGGAGAAGAGAGAATTCCGCCGTCCTACCTCATCGCCGATTGCCCGCCGGCCTACGACGATGTCGTATTGCAGGCCATCCACCCTGACCCAAATCATCGCTACCAGGAGGCCGAAGCATTTGCCGAAGCCATCGAAGGCTTACTCAACTCAACCCCAGAGCCGGAGGTAGCGGCAAGCCATACTCCCGCTCCGACCGCCCCCACCCACTCAAGCCCGCATGCGCATTTTACCCACCATTGCAGGACGAGCCCCAGCAACACGCAAAACAAATCCAAAGCAGGCATCGGACTGGCAGCCGCGCTCATTGTAATCGGTCTGCTTACCTATGTTTTTATCCAACAACTGTCAAAACCGGACAGCCAGCAACCCGAACCGGAATGGACACCGGAACCGGCCCAACCCCAGCATGCCGGAAGCAAGGGGGGCGAGGACATCAGCCAAGCTGAATAA
- a CDS encoding fumarate hydratase yields MANTPFYYQEAFPQGEDCTEYEKITSDHVSVVEFDGKPMLKVEPEALTLLANEAFKAVSFTLRTSHIEQVAAILKDPEATDNDRMVALMLLKNAEIASNGILPLCQDTGTAIIVGKKGQQVWTGCDDAQYLSKGIHKTYNEENLRYSQTAPLSMYEEVNTKTNLPAQIDLYANDGDAYKFLFMTKGGGSANKTYLYQETKALLNPKRLMEFCIEKMKSLGTAACPPYHLAFVIGGTSAETNLKTVKLATARYYDDLPVAGNEHGQAFRDTELEEELLIAAREIGIGAQFGGKYFALDVRVIRLPRHGASCPVGIGVSCSADRQAKAKITKEGLFIEKLEKNPGRFIPDEFRDWKFKGVEINLDEGMDKVLETLNKYPVTTALSLTGTIIVARDIAHAKLKERLEKEGELPQYIKDHPVYYAGPAKTPEGYASGSFGPTTAGRMDSYVDLFQENGGSMVMLAKGNRSQQVTDACQKHGGFYLGSAGGPAALLARDNIKSLEILEYPELGMEAVWKIQVENFPAFILVDNKGNDFFQQLNNCPVA; encoded by the coding sequence ATGGCCAACACACCCTTTTACTACCAAGAAGCCTTCCCACAAGGTGAAGACTGCACCGAATACGAAAAAATCACCTCTGATCACGTCTCCGTGGTCGAATTCGATGGCAAACCCATGCTCAAAGTAGAGCCCGAAGCGCTCACCCTGCTTGCCAACGAGGCGTTCAAGGCCGTTTCATTCACCCTGCGGACCTCGCACATCGAGCAGGTTGCCGCGATCCTCAAGGACCCGGAAGCCACAGACAACGACCGTATGGTCGCGCTGATGCTGCTGAAAAACGCGGAAATTGCATCCAACGGCATCCTGCCACTCTGCCAGGACACCGGAACCGCAATCATCGTCGGCAAAAAAGGTCAACAAGTCTGGACCGGCTGCGACGACGCCCAGTATCTCTCCAAGGGTATTCACAAAACCTACAACGAGGAAAACCTGCGCTATTCGCAGACCGCACCACTCTCGATGTATGAAGAGGTCAACACCAAGACCAACCTCCCGGCCCAAATCGACCTCTACGCCAACGACGGAGATGCTTACAAGTTCCTGTTCATGACCAAAGGTGGCGGATCAGCCAACAAGACCTACCTTTATCAGGAAACCAAGGCGCTGCTCAATCCGAAGCGACTGATGGAATTCTGTATTGAAAAAATGAAGTCGCTGGGAACTGCAGCCTGCCCACCGTATCACCTCGCCTTTGTCATCGGTGGCACCTCGGCTGAAACCAACCTGAAAACCGTCAAACTGGCAACTGCCCGCTACTACGACGACCTACCGGTTGCTGGAAACGAGCACGGGCAAGCATTCCGCGACACCGAACTGGAAGAGGAGCTGTTGATTGCAGCCCGTGAGATTGGAATTGGAGCTCAGTTTGGCGGTAAATATTTTGCGCTCGACGTTCGGGTCATCCGCCTGCCGCGTCACGGAGCCTCCTGCCCGGTTGGTATCGGAGTTTCCTGCTCCGCTGACCGTCAGGCTAAAGCCAAGATTACCAAGGAAGGCCTTTTCATTGAAAAACTCGAAAAGAACCCCGGCCGATTCATCCCTGACGAATTCCGCGACTGGAAATTCAAGGGCGTGGAAATCAATCTGGACGAAGGCATGGACAAGGTGCTGGAAACCCTGAACAAGTATCCCGTCACCACCGCACTGTCGCTGACCGGCACCATCATCGTGGCCCGCGATATCGCCCACGCCAAACTCAAGGAACGCCTCGAGAAAGAGGGTGAACTACCCCAGTATATCAAAGACCACCCGGTCTATTACGCAGGCCCCGCCAAAACTCCTGAAGGATACGCATCCGGATCCTTCGGCCCAACCACCGCCGGCCGTATGGACAGCTACGTCGACCTGTTCCAAGAGAACGGAGGATCGATGGTCATGCTGGCCAAAGGAAACCGCTCCCAGCAGGTGACCGACGCCTGCCAAAAACACGGCGGGTTCTACCTCGGTAGCGCCGGTGGCCCGGCAGCCCTGCTGGCCCGCGACAACATCAAATCCCTCGAAATCCTCGAATACCCGGAGCTCGGAATGGAAGCCGTCTGGAAAATCCAGGTGGAAAACTTCCCGGCCTTCATCCTCGTGGATAACAAAGGAAATGATTTCTTCCAGCAGTTGAACAACTGCCCGGTCGCGTAA
- the rpsN gene encoding 30S ribosomal protein S14, translating into MAKKSWIARNKRKQKTVAKYAELRRQLKEENDYVGLSMLPRDASPTRVVNRCQYTGRRHGYLRRFKLSRISFRELASHGMIPGVTKSSW; encoded by the coding sequence ATGGCTAAGAAATCATGGATCGCGCGCAACAAGCGCAAGCAAAAGACTGTCGCTAAGTATGCTGAACTGCGTAGGCAACTCAAGGAAGAGAATGACTACGTTGGCCTTAGCATGCTTCCACGTGACGCAAGCCCTACTCGTGTGGTGAACCGCTGTCAATACACCGGTCGTCGTCACGGATACCTCCGTCGTTTCAAGCTTTCACGTATTTCTTTCCGTGAGCTTGCATCGCACGGCATGATCCCCGGCGTCACCAAATCGAGCTGGTAA
- a CDS encoding FmdB family zinc ribbon protein produces MPLYEYISQHPDDPERSCRICARGFELRRPVDREALESCPLCKHPVRKVISQVSTPRVVKPFSTVDAKKAGFTVLEKRDEGVYERQ; encoded by the coding sequence ATGCCACTATACGAATATATCTCCCAGCATCCGGATGATCCGGAGCGTAGTTGCCGCATTTGCGCACGGGGGTTTGAGCTTCGCCGCCCGGTGGACCGTGAGGCTCTGGAAAGCTGCCCTTTGTGCAAACATCCGGTTCGTAAGGTGATCAGTCAGGTGAGCACGCCGCGCGTGGTGAAACCCTTTTCCACGGTCGACGCCAAAAAGGCTGGATTTACCGTGCTTGAGAAGCGGGACGAGGGCGTTTATGAGAGGCAATGA